The following proteins come from a genomic window of Lineus longissimus chromosome 18, tnLinLong1.2, whole genome shotgun sequence:
- the LOC135502171 gene encoding uncharacterized protein LOC135502171, with product MAATAEDTALSIGLIAGILGGLIGLAVLFVLLGKFCSCINWKKCKCARKKKEDKKEEEKKEEEKKEEEKKEEEKAAAAEEKKDSPPEEVKPEELEYRRPPTAAAAPVPIVAAVAIPGQVEQVGAPPPQKRDSLPPLKRLPKKGISFGNGFDTFVDDDLAPPPQYNLYEYEVNRPVEGLVGQFRFKSLREPQKFHYEEVKVHGYVKEAMDIV from the exons ATGGCGGCCACAGCTGAAGACACAGC GTTGTCAATTGGTCTAATAGCCGGCATCCTCGGCGGCCTCATAGGTCTGGCCGTACTGTTCGTGCTGCTGGGCAAGTTCTGTTCGTGTATCAACTGGAAGAAGTGCAAGTGTGCGCGTAAAAAAAAGGAAGACAAAAAGG AGgaagaaaagaaagaagaagagaagaaagaagaggagaagaaagaggaagaaaaagcTGCCGCGGCCGAGGAGAAAAAAGATAGTCCGCCGGAAGAAGTGAAGCCCGAGGAACTGGAGTACCGGCGGCCGCCGACAGCCGCAGCTGCGCCTGTGCCTATCGTCGCGGCCGTGGCCATACCTGGGCAGGTCGAACAGGTTGGGGCGCCTCCGCCTCAGAAAAGGGATTCGCTACCACCACTTAAAAGACTT CCTAAGAAAGGAATAAGTTTCGGCAATGGATTTGATACGTTCGTGGATGATGACCTAGCACCACCCCCGCAGTACAACCTGTACGAATACGAAGTCAACAGACCTGTAGAGGGTCTGGTTGGACAATTTCGATTCAAGTCTCTTCGCGAGCCTCAGAAGTTTCATTATGAAGAAGTCAAGGTTCATGGTTATGTCAAAGAAGCGATGGACATAGTGTGA
- the LOC135502156 gene encoding protein shisa-4-like — translation MWAVLESKIGRISTQLTSCLMLASLVTVTSSAETCTAYTDGTGYARPAFDCETYCCGTSTLKYCCTEYCYSTYFSGSTPCITEEDAWNSVLMIAGILAGVGAAAVVFIVLAVVCESLKKKTTGDDLEIDNKRKERPTISFEAAEEPVIHPEPEPEQEEVPEPEPEPEAAPEPEPVPYQNSEMAPKKKEPPLRKLVRRNTLPPIPGPKPVGEAHPQAAMPVPTTEPRSPTPPQSTLYEDDVFGAPRRSKYTSPRADEKEYVKEALDY, via the exons ATGTGGGCAGTATTGGAGTCGAAGATAGGGCGAATATCGACCCAGTTGACTTCATGTTTGATGCTAGCTTCTCTCGTTACTG TAACCTCTTCAGCCGAGACATGCACAGCCTATACTGACGGGACTGGGTACGCCAGGCCAGCTTTCGACTGCGAAACCTATTGCTGCGGGACTAGTACCCTGAAGTATTGTTGTACAGAGTACTGCTACAGCACGTACTTTTCGGGGAGTACGCCGTGTATAACGGAGGAGGACGCATG GAATTCTGTGCTGATGATTGCTGGCATCCTGGCAGGAGTGGGGGCTGCTGCAGTGGTCTTCATAGTCTTGGCCGTTGTTTGCGAAtcattgaagaagaaaacaactG GTGACGACCTTGAGATTGACAACAAAAGGAAAGAGCGCCCAACAATTAGTTTTGAAGCAGCAGAAGAACCTGTAATTCACCCGGAACCGGAACCGGAACAAGAAGAAGTGCCAGAACCGGAACCAGAACCAGAAGCAGCGCCAGAACCGGAACCAGTGCCGTATCAAAACTCAGAAATGGCACCAAAGAAGAAAGAACCGCCCTTGCGAAAATTGGTCCGACGGAATACGCTCCCACCCATCCCAGGG CCAAAACCAGTCGGTGAGGCCCATCCACAAGCTGCAATGCCAGTTCCCACCACGGAGCCCCGATCGCCGACCCCACCGCAAAGCACTCTCTACGAAGACGATGTATTCGGCGCGCCAAGGCGGTCGAAGTATACCTCCCCGCGAGCAGATGAGAAGGAATACGTCAAAGAGGCGTTGGATTACTAA
- the LOC135502143 gene encoding uncharacterized protein LOC135502143 isoform X1: MDFWRYKRVLWVLESGVAAPALLGVIFLTFSINYASAKEQCTAYFNTTGALIPGEDCDEFCCGSVYKKYCCSNCSLSISQSGTCLEEEWDPTGTIVQCVFIGIYIIGGVVVTVLALLGKCDDPETIRMRNQISPVQVHTLQTRIPITDATLAEAQGPPPSKSYTGAYPKQVTMPASLPPDPQSMQLAEESAPQSSLPFSRPQSDAGSDADDTPAADSGLINPSDAAILQINDGPSHDTVPIISDPSVSDFDGETLHSVEVHPEPSPRRDYGSTEQIIPLGSREAAGFEQNNQAFVDTPLHAPKHPGRLPPVDQNRTETPSSIVLSVRPSPEPVELDMLNNQPRVT; the protein is encoded by the exons ATGGATTTCTGGAGGTATAAACGGGTATTATGGGTGCTAGAATCTGGAGTGGCAGCTCCGGCATTGTTAGGTGTGATATTTCTGACATTTTCTATAAATTATG cctCGGCTAAAGAACAGTGCACGGCTTACTTCAACACAACGGGTGCATTGATTCCTGGCGAAGACTGTGATGAGTTCTGCTGTGGAAGCGTTTACAAGAAATACTGCTGCTCGAATTGCTCACTTAGTATTAGTCAGAGTGGTACTTGCCTTGAAGAGGAATGGGACCCAACGGG CACTATAGTACAATGTGTCTTCATTGGAATTTACATAATAGGGGGCGTGGTTGTCACTGTTTTGGCCTTACTGGGAAAATGTGATGATCCTGAGACAATAAGGATGAGAAACCAAATAAGTCCGGTGCAGGTCCACACACTCCAAACACGCATCCCTATAACCGATGCCACGCTCGCTGAAGCCCAAG GTCCACCGCCTTCGAAGTCTTACACTGGTGCCTATCCAAAACAGGTCACAATGCCTGCTTCTCTCCCTCCTGATCCGCAATCTATGCAACTTGCCGAAGAAAGCGCTCCCCAATCCTCGCTCCCGTTCTCGCGACCCCAGAGCGATGCGGGATCAGACGCGGATGATACTCCAGCAGCAGACTCCGGTTTAATCAATCCTTCAGACGCTGCAATTTTACAAATTAACGATGGTCCTTCCCACGATACTGTGCCGATTATTTCTGACCCGTCAGTATCGGATTTCGACGGAGAGACACTGCATTCCGTGGAGGTTCATCCTGAGCCAAGTCCACGTCGAGACTACGGTTCAACAGAACAAATCATCCCGCTGGGGAGTCGGGAAGCAGCTGGATTTGAACAGAACAATCAAGCATTTGTAGACACGCCGCTACATGCTCCGAAACATCCTGGACGCTTGCCCCCGGTTGATCAGAATAGGACTGAAACCCCCTCTAGTATTGTTTTATCTGTCAGGCCATCGCCAGAGCCAGTCGAACTAGACATGTTGAATAATCAGCCTCGGGTAACATGA
- the LOC135502143 gene encoding uncharacterized protein LOC135502143 isoform X2, with amino-acid sequence MDFWRYKRVLWVLESGVAAPALLGVIFLTFSINYASAKEQCTAYFNTTGALIPGEDCDEFCCGSVYKKYCCSNCSLSISQSGTCLEEEWDPTGTIIQGAFMALWFVIILLVWGLQSNGCLDTGRCPRRRKHMPGPPPSKSYTGAYPKQVTMPASLPPDPQSMQLAEESAPQSSLPFSRPQSDAGSDADDTPAADSGLINPSDAAILQINDGPSHDTVPIISDPSVSDFDGETLHSVEVHPEPSPRRDYGSTEQIIPLGSREAAGFEQNNQAFVDTPLHAPKHPGRLPPVDQNRTETPSSIVLSVRPSPEPVELDMLNNQPRVT; translated from the exons ATGGATTTCTGGAGGTATAAACGGGTATTATGGGTGCTAGAATCTGGAGTGGCAGCTCCGGCATTGTTAGGTGTGATATTTCTGACATTTTCTATAAATTATG cctCGGCTAAAGAACAGTGCACGGCTTACTTCAACACAACGGGTGCATTGATTCCTGGCGAAGACTGTGATGAGTTCTGCTGTGGAAGCGTTTACAAGAAATACTGCTGCTCGAATTGCTCACTTAGTATTAGTCAGAGTGGTACTTGCCTTGAAGAGGAATGGGACCCAACGGG CACGATTATCCAAGGTGCTTTTATGGCTCTGTGGTTTGTAATTATACTGCTTGTTTGGGGCCTTCAGAGTAACGGGTGCTTGGACACTGGGAGGTGTCCGAGAAGACGGAAACATATGCCGG GTCCACCGCCTTCGAAGTCTTACACTGGTGCCTATCCAAAACAGGTCACAATGCCTGCTTCTCTCCCTCCTGATCCGCAATCTATGCAACTTGCCGAAGAAAGCGCTCCCCAATCCTCGCTCCCGTTCTCGCGACCCCAGAGCGATGCGGGATCAGACGCGGATGATACTCCAGCAGCAGACTCCGGTTTAATCAATCCTTCAGACGCTGCAATTTTACAAATTAACGATGGTCCTTCCCACGATACTGTGCCGATTATTTCTGACCCGTCAGTATCGGATTTCGACGGAGAGACACTGCATTCCGTGGAGGTTCATCCTGAGCCAAGTCCACGTCGAGACTACGGTTCAACAGAACAAATCATCCCGCTGGGGAGTCGGGAAGCAGCTGGATTTGAACAGAACAATCAAGCATTTGTAGACACGCCGCTACATGCTCCGAAACATCCTGGACGCTTGCCCCCGGTTGATCAGAATAGGACTGAAACCCCCTCTAGTATTGTTTTATCTGTCAGGCCATCGCCAGAGCCAGTCGAACTAGACATGTTGAATAATCAGCCTCGGGTAACATGA
- the LOC135502109 gene encoding alkaline phosphatase-like yields the protein MDSLRILGCFFLLCGLFFPTGQCFQGEDGQQIKPLVKENERKLEPKENWMKAEQEDLLKSLRIQDNYGVAKNTILFIGDGMGISTLTAMRILKGQKKGNPGEEERLNFEDFPALGLAKTYATDRQIAESGTTGSAIQTGVKTRYNLLAYDDTVEWANCSSENPEAQLPSLRDWAEEAGKSTGIVTTARINHATPAGAYAKTCSRKWEDDSNLPPDALGKCKDIAAQLIERGQNITVLLGGGRRGLMPETEADPEYPSKTGRRKDGRNLIEEWKKDKANRQMKAKYVWNKEDFDSIDVSKTDYLMGLFENSHMMYELDREKDAEPKEPSIAEMTNKAIRMLQKNDKGFFLLVEGARIDHGHHAGKARLAIEDGVAFEEAVGEALKLTDPKDTLIVVTADHSHVFMMGGYPPRGNPLFGLTTALPGQDKEPATDKMPYTTIVYGNGPGYALGANGRANITGVNTSDPNYKAQAPVPVVDETHSAEDVAIYALGPMAHLFHGLHDNAYIAHVMSYAACMGPNKDHCEKPKVVTLPSGLTCITDPNNLIHPLLISGSESDVTISLTLVFLCVSLCQFFQF from the exons CCAAGGAAAACTGGATGAAAGCAGAACAGGAGGATCTCCTTAAATCTCTTCGTATCCAAGACAACTATGGCGTGGCCAAGAACACCATTCTCTTCATTGGGGATGGCATGGGCATCTCTACCCTCACGGCCATGCGGATCCTAAAGGGACAGAAGAAGGGTAACCCTGGCGAAGAGGAAAGACTCAATTTTGAAGATTTTCCGGCATTGGGCTTAGCTAAG ACCTACGCCACAGACAGACAGATTGCCGAGTCGGGCACCACCGGATCAGCCATTCAGACTGGCGTGAAGACAAGGTACAATCTACTCGCCTACGACGACACGGTGGAGTGGGCGAACTGCTCCTCCGAGAACCCAGAGGCTCAGCTGCCCTCGTTGCGAGACTGGGCCGAGGAAGCAG GAAAGTCAACTGGTATTGTCACAACGGCCCGTATTAACCACGCAACCCCAGCTGGCGCCTACGCTAAGACATGCTCAAGAAAGTGGGAAGATGACAGCAACCTTCCCCCAGATGCTCTGGGAAAATGTAAAGATATTGCAGCGCAGTTGATTGAGAGGGGGCAAAATATCACG GTCCTTCTTGGTGGTGGTCGTCGCGGCCTCATGCCCGAGACTGAAGCAGATCCGGAGTACCCGTCGAAGACTGGTAGAAGGAAAGATGGGCGTAATCTGATCGAGGAATGGAAGAAGGATAAAGCTAACCGCCAGATGAAGGCCAAATACGTCTGGAACAAAGAGGACTTTGATAGCATTGATGTATCGAAGACGGACTATCTGATGGGGCTATTTGAAAATTCACACATGATGTACGAGTTAGACCGTGAGAAGGATGCCGAGCCGAAAGAACCGAGTATTGCCGAGATGACCAATAAAGCCATTAGGATGTTGCAGAAGAATGACAAGGGTTTCTTTTTGCTGGTTGAAG GAGCCAGAATAGACCACGGCCACCACGCGGGAAAAGCCAGGCTAGCTATCGAAGACGGCGTGGCATTCGAGGAAGCCGTCGGCGAGGCACTCAAACTGACCGACCCCAAGGACACTCTCATTGTTGTGACTGCTGATCACTCACACGTTTTCATGATGGGCGGATACCCGCCAAGAGGCAACCCTCTCTTCG GTTTGACGACTGCTCTCCCGGGGCAAGACAAGGAACCGGCAACAGACAAGATGCCTTACACAACCATCGTCTATGGTAATGGACCTGGGTATGCTCTCGGGGCGAATGGGCGCGCCAACATCACCGGAGTGAACACTT CGGATCCGAATTACAAGGCCCAGGCCCCCGTTCCCGTCGTTGACGAGACCCACAGCGCAGAAGACGTAGCTATCTATGCCCTGGGACCAATGGCGCACCTGTTTCACGGTCTCCATGACAACGCCTACATCGCCCACGTGATGAGCTACGCCGCCTGCATGGGGCCTAACAAGGACCATTGTGAGAAGCCAAAAGTGGTGACACTTCCGAGCGGATTGACATGCATCACGGACCCAAATAATCTGATCCATCCACTATTAATCAGCGGCTCTGAATCGGATGTTACAATATCTCTAACGCTGGTCTTCCTCTGTGTTTCGCTTTGTCAATTCTTTCAATTTTGA